A portion of the Glycine max cultivar Williams 82 chromosome 10, Glycine_max_v4.0, whole genome shotgun sequence genome contains these proteins:
- the LOC100803064 gene encoding transmembrane protein 53 — translation MSSFSGAIQRPLVAAAAVAVASFSADLSDKLPSRDCSTSDLAHSTPCSNTQKSDSSWVSHISDSKLANLSFVTRIPVPVPHVQFRVPSLGHNCVSNLYHSSVASSPHLRNLYHSADLPRVSRPAAYSHGVSDSTTSEVMYKWHLPEPNALDDSSCSLTKSRTVVVLLGWLGARQRHLKKYAEWYTSKGFHVVTFTFPMGEILSYQPGGKAEQNVHLLVDHLADWLEGESDKNLVFHTFSNTGWLTYGVILEHLQKQDPTITGRIKGCIVDSAPVAYPDPWVWASGFSAAFLKKNSVATKGRVFSDESGIKVSIGSEDWRKPALTEAALLLILKKFFEIILDLPSVNRRLSDVMSMLSSRQPSCPQLYMYSSADRVIPADSVESFVEAQRRAGHDVRACNFVSSPHVDHFRNDPKLYTSQLSQFLEECVVSRCKSY, via the exons ATGAGTTCGTTTTCTGGAGCCATTCAAAGACCTCTTGTAGCGGCTGCCGCCGTTGCTGTCGCTTCTTTCTCTGCTGATCTCTCCGATAAATTGCCATCAcgtgattgttctacctccgaTTTGGCACATTCTACTCCTTGTAGCAACACACAAAAATCAGATTCATCCTGGGTTTCTCATATTTCAGACTCAAAGCTTGCTAACCTATCTTTCGTGACCCGAATTCCGGTGCCTGTGCCTCATGTTCAATTCCGGGTGCCGAGTTTGGGACACAATTGTGTTTCAAATTTGTACCATTCTTCGGTTGCTTCGTCCCCGCATCTTCGCAATTTGTATCACTCTGCTGACTTGCCTAGAGTCTCAAGACCTGCTGCATATTCCCATGGTGTCTCCGATTCAACAACTTCTGAGGTCATGTATAAATGGCATTTACCCGAGCCGAATGCTTTGGATGATTCGAGTTGTTCATTGACAAAGTCAAGGACAGTGGTGGTCTTGCTGGGATGGTTGGGAGCAAGGCAGAGACACTTGAAGAAGTACGCAGAATGGTACACCTCAAAGGGGTTTCATGTCGTTACCTTTACATTTCCAATGGGGGAGATCCTGAGTTATCAGCCGGGTGGAAAAGCCGAGCAAAATGTTCATTTGCTTGTCGATCACTTGGCTGATTGGTTAGAAGGGGAAAGTGATAAGAATCTTGTCTTTCATACCTTCAGCAACACTGGATGGTTAAC ATATGGTGTTATTCTTGAACATCTTCAAAAGCAGGATCCAACTATCACGGGAAGGATCAAGGGATGCATCGTAGACTCTGCACCTGTTGCATACCCTGACCCATGG GTCTGGGCCTCTGGTTTCTCTGCAGCGTTTCTTAAGAAGAACAGCGTGGCTACTAAAGGACGTGTATTTTCTGATGAATCTGGCATTAAAGTATCAATTGGCAGTGAAGATTGGCGCAAACCTGCTCTAACAGAAGCAGCTTTACTACTAATtctaaagaaattttttgaGATCATTCTGGATCTTCCTTCAGTGAATAG GAGGCTCTCTGATGTCATGAGCATGTTGTCATCAAGACAACCTAGCTGTCCACAGTTATACATGTATAGCTCTGCTGACAGGGTTATTCCTGCTGATTCAGTGGAATCGTTTGTAGAGGCTCAGCGTAGGGCTGGACATGATGTGAGGGCATGCAATTTTGTCTCCTCACCCCATGTTGACCACTTTAGGAATGACCCAAAATTGTATACATCTCAGCTCAGTCAGTTTTTGGAGGAGTGTGTTGTTAGTCGTTGTAAATCTTACTAA
- the LOC100803599 gene encoding F-box/LRR-repeat protein 2, with the protein MASNSIDGDAVLGSGLCINDVLRDDELRSILGRVESEKDKETFGLVCKRWLRLQSTERKKLAARAGPHMLRKMADRFTRLVELDLAQSVSRSFYPGVTDSDLAVIATAFTCLKILNLHNCKGITDAGMKAIGEGLSLLQSLDVSYCRKLTDKGLSAVAKGCCDLRILHMAGCRFVNDGVLEALSKYCRNLEELGLQGCTSITDNGLINLASGCRQIRFLDINKCSNVSDVGVSSFSSACSSSLKTLKLLDCYKIGDETILSIAEFCGNLETLIIGGCRDVSADAIKSLATACGSSLKNLRMDWCLNTSDSSLSCVLSQCRNLEALDIGCCEELTDAAFQLMSNEEPGLSLKILKVSNCPKITVAGIGIIVGKCTSLQYLDVRSCPHITKAGLDEAGFHFPEFCKINFNGSSISEPVVLL; encoded by the exons ATGGCTTCGAATTCGATCGACGGCGACGCCGTATTGGGGTCGGGGCTGTGCATAAACGACGTGTTAAGGGACGACGAGCTGCGTTCCATTCTGGGGCGTGTGGAGAGCGAGAAGGACAAGGAAACGTTCGGGCTGGTCTGCAAGCGATGGCTCCGGCTGCAGAGCACAGAAAGGAAGAAGCTCGCCGCACGTGCGGGCCCTCACATGCTCCGGAAAATGGCCGATAGGTTCACACGCTTGGTCGAATTGGACCTCGCTCAGTCCGTCTCTCGTTCCTTCTATCCTGGCGTCACCGATTCCGACCTCGCCGTCATCGCCACTGCCTTCACTTGCTTGAAGATCCTCAATTTGCATAATTGTAAAG GAATTACAGATGCTGGAATGAAGGCGATTGGTGAAGGTCTTTCCTTATTACAGTCGTTGGATGTGTCGTACTGTAGAAAGCTCACTGACAAGGGATTATCAGCTGTTGCCAAAGGCTGTTGTGACCTAAGGATATTGCATATGGCTGGTTGCAGATTTGTTAATGATGGTGTATTAGAAGCTCTCTCCAAATATTGTCGTAACTTGGAGGAGTTGGGATTGCAAGGGTGCACAAGTATTACTGATAATGGACTGATAAACCTTGCAAGTGGCTGTCGACAGATCAGGTTTTTAGACATCAATAAATGCAGTAATGTTAGTGATGTTGGGGTTTCTAGTTTTTCTAGTGCTTGTTCGTCTTCTCTCAAGACATTGAAGTTGTTAGATTGTTACAAAATTGGTGACGAAACCATATTATCCATTGCCGAATTCTGTGGTAATCTGGAGACTTTAATCATTGGTGGTTGCCGGGATGTCTCTGCTGATGCGATAAAGTCGCTGGCTACTGCATGTGGAAGCAGCCTTAAGAACTTGAGGATGGATTGGTGTTTAAACACTTCTGATTCTTCATTGAGTTGTGTTTTAAGCCAATGCAGAAACCTTGAGGCACTGGACATTGGTTGCTGTGAAGAGTTGACTGATGCTGCTTTTCAGCTAATGAGCAATGAGGAGCCTGGATTGAGTTTGAAGATTTTGAAGGTTAGTAATTGTCCAAAGATCACAGTGGCAGGTATAGGAATTATTGTGGGTAAATGCACTTCCCTGCAATACTTGGATGTGAGGTCATGCCCGCATATTACAAAGGCTGGCCTAGATGAGGCTGGTTTCCATTTTCCTGAATTCTGCAAGATTAATTTTAATGGTAGTAGCATCAGTGAGCCTGTTGTGCTTCTTTGA
- the LOC100802200 gene encoding E3 ubiquitin-protein ligase CIP8, with protein MSEAPPSQPSPPTANASPPPYWCYHCEKRVSIETLANLPDVVCGECKNGFVESIHTPSRSRSPSASSDDPYFGSQFLQVLRLIAQSARDDDASPPPPPSRSPENDFLRIELGGWDNDEENDNDNNDDEEFEEHEEAEDRSGNEDPHGRDDEDLRRRRRELLRLRIRDLATRTRSMRNRILDWAEILMGLEDNSIEFRLQLPESDRYVGNPEDYVDAAEYEALLHTLAESDGGGRRGAPPASKAAVEALPTVKIASESEAVACAICKDLLGVGDLAKRLPCGHGYHGDCIVPWLSSRNSCPVCRYELPTDDKEYEEERVVNSASSSGGGGSAIV; from the coding sequence ATGTCGGAAGCACCACCGTCTCAGCCATCGCCTCCAACCGCCAACGCGTCACCACCGCCGTACTGGTGCTACCACTGCGAGAAGCGCGTCTCCATCGAAACGCTCGCGAATCTCCCCGACGTCGTCTGCGGTGAGTGCAAGAACGGCTTCGTGGAATCCATCCACACGCCGTCGCGCTCTCGCTCCCCCTCCGCCTCCTCCGACGACCCCTACTTCGGCTCGCAGTTCCTCCAGGTCCTTCGCCTAATCGCTCAGTCGGCGCGTGACGACGACGCGTCGCCTCCGCCGCCGCCAAGCCGCTCTCCGGAGAACGATTTCCTCAGGATCGAGCTCGGTGGCTGGGACAACGATGAGGAGAACGACAACGACAACAACGACGACGAGGAGTTCGAGGAACACGAGGAGGCGGAGGATCGCTCCGGCAACGAGGATCCGCACGGAAGAGACGACGAGGATCTGAGAAGAAGGAGGCGCGAGCTGCTTCGGCTTCGGATTAGGGATTTGGCGACGCGCACGAGGAGCATGCGGAACCGGATCTTGGATTGGGCCGAGATTCTGATGGGCCTTGAGGACAATTCCATCGAGTTCCGCCTCCAGCTGCCGGAATCCGACCGCTACGTCGGGAATCCCGAGGATTACGTCGACGCGGCGGAGTACGAGGCGCTGCTGCATACGCTTGCGGAAAGCGACGGCGGAGGTAGGAGAGGAGCGCCGCCGGCGTCGAAGGCGGCGGTGGAGGCGTTGCCGACGGTGAAGATTGCGTCCGAAAGCGAAGCCGTGGCGTGCGCTATATGTAAGGATTTGCTCGGTGTTGGAGACTTGGCGAAGAGGTTGCCGTGCGGGCATGGGTATCATGGAGATTGCATTGTTCCTTGGTTGAGTTCTCGAAATTCTTGCCCTGTTTGCAGGTATGAGCTACCAACGGATGATAAGGAATATGAGGAAGAGAGAGTGGTTAACTCTGCTTCGAGTTCCGGTGGAGGTGGAAGTGCCATTGTTTGA